The Deinococcus arcticus genome has a segment encoding these proteins:
- a CDS encoding NUDIX domain-containing protein, translated as MNRPLVCVGALVWGPENRVLLVRTTKWRGLWGVPGGKVEWGETLEAAVRRELAEEVGLHLKNVRYAQTQEAVLSEEFHKPAHMLLVDFFAATDDTAITPNEEIAEWAWVPLAQAPSYPLNTVTRTLVALAAQAARA; from the coding sequence ATGAACAGACCGCTGGTGTGCGTGGGGGCGCTGGTGTGGGGCCCAGAGAACCGGGTGCTGCTGGTGCGCACCACGAAGTGGCGTGGCCTGTGGGGTGTGCCGGGCGGCAAGGTGGAGTGGGGCGAGACCCTGGAAGCGGCCGTGCGGCGTGAACTGGCCGAGGAGGTGGGCCTGCACCTGAAAAACGTGCGTTACGCCCAGACCCAGGAAGCGGTGCTGAGCGAGGAATTCCACAAACCGGCCCACATGCTGCTGGTGGACTTCTTTGCGGCCACCGACGACACTGCCATCACCCCGAACGAGGAAATTGCCGAATGGGCCTGGGTCCCGCTGGCACAGGCCCCCAGCTATCCGCTGAACACCGTGACCCGCACGCTGGTGGCCCTGGCCGCCCAGGCGGCGCGGGCATGA
- a CDS encoding S8 family peptidase — translation MNARLASSALGTLALTLLLAACGSQTATPQASDTARTRTLAPLLGTSNPEAIAGQYIVVFSEGAASNLSAQSASGLIQSLNLDPQGVTIQHIYGAALNGFAAKLSEQNLQALRSDPRVKYIEQDGVMRATATQTGATWGLDRIDQRNLPLDGNYVYNSTASGVKVYIIDTGINTAHSNFGGRAVWGTNTTGDGNNSDCQGHGTHVAGTVGGSTWGVAKAATLVAVKVLNCQGSGSNSGVIAGVNWAVTNKGSATAVGNMSLGGGASQAVDDAVNNAASKNLIMAVAAGNENQNACNVSPARAASAITVGSTTNTDARSSFSNFGTCVDIFAPGSNITSTWIGSTSATNTISGTSMASPHVAGALALLVAGGNTTNSAATSALINAATTGKVTGAGTGSPNRLLFTGTGGTTPPPTGGTTTYTGSVSRGTFSYQPGTAGFSYAGGTLKGNLSGPSGTDFDLYLQRYNGSSWVDVAASEGASSTEAITFTASSGTYRWEVYGYSGSGSYTLVETK, via the coding sequence ATGAACGCACGTCTTGCTTCCTCTGCCCTTGGTACCCTTGCCCTGACCCTGCTGCTGGCCGCCTGCGGCAGCCAGACCGCCACCCCCCAGGCCAGTGACACGGCCCGTACCCGCACGCTTGCCCCCCTCCTGGGCACCAGCAACCCCGAGGCGATTGCCGGGCAGTACATCGTGGTCTTCAGCGAAGGCGCCGCAAGCAACCTGAGCGCCCAGAGCGCCAGCGGCCTGATTCAGAGCCTGAACCTCGACCCCCAGGGCGTGACCATTCAGCACATTTACGGCGCGGCCCTGAACGGCTTTGCGGCCAAGCTGAGCGAGCAGAACCTGCAGGCCCTGCGCAGCGATCCCCGCGTGAAGTACATCGAGCAGGACGGCGTGATGCGCGCCACCGCCACCCAGACCGGCGCCACCTGGGGCCTGGACCGCATTGACCAGCGCAACCTGCCGCTGGACGGCAACTACGTGTACAACTCCACCGCCAGCGGCGTGAAGGTGTACATCATTGACACGGGGATCAACACGGCGCACAGCAACTTTGGTGGGCGCGCGGTTTGGGGCACGAACACCACAGGCGACGGCAACAACTCCGACTGCCAGGGGCACGGCACGCACGTGGCCGGCACCGTGGGGGGCAGCACCTGGGGCGTGGCCAAGGCCGCCACGCTGGTGGCTGTGAAAGTGCTGAACTGCCAGGGCTCCGGCAGCAACTCCGGCGTCATTGCCGGCGTCAACTGGGCCGTCACCAACAAGGGCAGCGCGACGGCCGTGGGCAACATGAGCCTGGGCGGCGGGGCCAGCCAGGCCGTGGACGACGCCGTGAACAACGCCGCCAGCAAGAACCTGATCATGGCTGTGGCCGCGGGCAACGAGAACCAGAACGCCTGTAACGTCTCGCCGGCCCGCGCCGCCAGCGCGATCACCGTGGGCAGCACCACGAACACGGACGCCCGCAGCTCCTTCTCGAACTTTGGCACCTGCGTGGATATCTTCGCCCCCGGCAGCAACATCACCTCCACCTGGATCGGCTCCACCTCCGCCACCAACACCATCTCCGGCACCTCCATGGCCTCCCCCCACGTGGCGGGCGCCCTGGCCCTGCTGGTGGCTGGCGGCAACACCACGAACAGCGCCGCCACCAGTGCCTTGATCAATGCTGCCACCACGGGCAAGGTGACGGGCGCGGGCACCGGCAGCCCCAACCGCCTGCTGTTCACCGGCACCGGCGGCACCACGCCGCCCCCCACGGGTGGCACCACCACCTACACCGGCAGCGTGTCGCGGGGCACCTTCAGCTACCAGCCCGGCACGGCTGGCTTCTCCTACGCGGGCGGCACCCTCAAGGGCAACCTCAGCGGCCCCTCGGGCACCGACTTTGACCTGTACCTGCAGCGCTACAACGGCTCCTCGTGGGTGGATGTGGCGGCCAGCGAGGGCGCCAGCAGCACCGAGGCCATCACCTTCACGGCCAGCAGCGGCACCTACCGCTGGGAGGTCTACGGCTACTCCGGCTCGGGTTCCTACACCCTGGTTGAAACGAAGTAA
- a CDS encoding serine protease, translating to MFKPLHALLSAVGLLALSACSTQATPDAAVLPQETVTVTGTEKAFTDDLSSQIVYGVVTNVTNRPYQVSVTPSNSMSGWCGGTLISSTWVLTAAHCVDGYSASQMRVRAGINDLTTSTGQLRTAAQIVMHPSYNRSTNANDIALVRVSAFTLGSTVQPAALPNNATESVLDVNGKFAVVSGWGKTETGSSSPRALREVSIPITPTGSDCGSRPANTICGKYYQGKDSCNGDSGGPLAARYNNKFYVLGAVSYGPAECRGYGVYTRVNGFINWIYSYTGISAQ from the coding sequence ATGTTCAAACCCCTGCACGCTCTGCTGTCGGCTGTCGGTCTGCTCGCCCTGTCTGCCTGCTCCACGCAGGCCACCCCCGACGCGGCGGTGCTGCCCCAGGAGACGGTCACGGTCACCGGAACAGAAAAGGCATTTACCGATGATCTGAGCAGCCAGATTGTGTATGGCGTGGTGACCAACGTGACCAACCGGCCGTACCAGGTCAGCGTGACGCCCAGCAACTCCATGAGCGGCTGGTGCGGCGGCACCCTGATCAGCTCCACCTGGGTGCTGACGGCCGCGCACTGCGTGGACGGCTACAGCGCCTCGCAGATGCGGGTGCGCGCGGGCATCAACGACCTGACCACCAGCACCGGGCAGCTGCGCACCGCCGCGCAGATTGTCATGCACCCCAGCTACAACCGCAGCACCAACGCCAACGACATCGCCCTGGTCCGGGTGTCGGCGTTCACCCTGGGCAGCACCGTGCAGCCCGCCGCCCTGCCCAACAACGCCACCGAAAGCGTGCTGGACGTGAACGGCAAGTTCGCCGTCGTCAGCGGCTGGGGCAAGACCGAAACCGGGTCTTCCAGCCCGCGCGCCCTGCGTGAAGTCAGCATTCCCATCACCCCCACGGGCAGCGACTGCGGCAGCCGCCCCGCCAACACCATCTGCGGCAAGTACTACCAGGGCAAGGATTCCTGCAACGGTGACAGCGGTGGCCCGCTGGCCGCGCGCTACAACAACAAGTTCTATGTGCTGGGCGCCGTGTCCTACGGCCCGGCCGAGTGCCGTGGGTACGGGGTCTACACCCGCGTGAACGGCTTTATCAACTGGATTTACAGCTACACCGGCATCAGCGCGCAGTAA
- a CDS encoding ABC transporter permease subunit — MTPAHPPLAVQDITVRLGGEVILDGVTLDVQRGEFLALIGPSGGGKSTLLRVLAGLLRPGGGTVHIATPPALVFQDYRLLPWRTALRNVALPADLGTGGGLAPDEALKMVGMEAYGPYFPAQLSGGMRARVALARALAQSGDVLLLDEPFAALDALVRERFNAELRHLHEKTGRTTVLVTHSIREAVWLADRVAVLRGGKIVELLDTRGEGRVSAYTDGLEAHLRAVLGTGDSTRLRLGSRPAPSRAWVLPVAAVALALALWTWGAARLDQPFLLPTPGAVWQEAVRTAPALASAFWVTVRTALLGTLLGALAGVLIGYPLARWRALERFLSPFLVASQSTPIVVLAPLLVSWLGFGFLPALVVSALSALYPILVATLVGVRELEATYHELFSSLRATRWQRLTRLELPGALPVLLGGLRLAASLALIGAVVWEFVDPNQKGLGLAVQVAGVYQNKAGQFAAIALLVAYGVLVYLLITGLERRVMRRRGR, encoded by the coding sequence ATGACCCCGGCCCATCCCCCGCTGGCCGTGCAGGACATCACCGTGCGGCTGGGCGGCGAGGTCATTCTGGACGGCGTGACGCTGGACGTGCAGCGCGGCGAGTTCCTGGCCCTGATTGGCCCGTCCGGCGGGGGCAAAAGCACGCTGCTGCGGGTGCTCGCCGGACTGCTGAGGCCAGGGGGGGGCACGGTTCACATCGCCACGCCGCCCGCCCTGGTGTTTCAGGACTACCGCCTGCTGCCCTGGCGCACGGCGCTGCGCAACGTGGCCCTGCCTGCCGACCTGGGCACCGGCGGCGGCCTGGCCCCCGACGAGGCGCTGAAGATGGTGGGCATGGAGGCGTATGGGCCCTACTTTCCCGCGCAGCTCTCGGGCGGCATGCGCGCCCGCGTGGCGCTGGCCCGCGCCCTGGCCCAGAGCGGCGACGTGCTGCTGCTGGACGAACCCTTTGCGGCCCTGGACGCCCTGGTGCGCGAGCGCTTCAACGCCGAGTTGCGCCACCTGCACGAAAAGACCGGGCGCACCACGGTGCTGGTCACCCATTCCATCCGGGAAGCGGTGTGGCTGGCCGACCGGGTGGCGGTGCTGCGCGGCGGTAAGATCGTGGAACTGCTGGACACGCGCGGCGAGGGCCGGGTGAGCGCCTACACCGACGGTCTGGAAGCGCACCTGCGCGCCGTGCTGGGCACCGGCGACAGCACCCGCCTGCGGCTGGGCAGCCGCCCCGCGCCCAGCCGCGCCTGGGTGCTGCCGGTGGCTGCGGTGGCGCTGGCCCTGGCGCTGTGGACCTGGGGCGCGGCGCGACTGGACCAGCCCTTCTTGCTGCCCACGCCCGGCGCGGTGTGGCAGGAAGCGGTCAGGACGGCCCCGGCCCTGGCCAGCGCCTTCTGGGTCACGGTGCGCACCGCGCTGCTGGGCACGCTGCTGGGCGCCCTGGCCGGCGTGCTGATCGGCTACCCACTGGCCCGGTGGCGGGCGCTGGAACGCTTTCTCAGCCCTTTTCTGGTGGCCTCGCAAAGCACGCCCATCGTGGTGCTGGCGCCGCTGCTGGTGTCGTGGCTGGGCTTTGGCTTCTTGCCGGCGCTGGTGGTCTCGGCGCTCAGCGCGCTGTACCCCATTCTGGTGGCCACCCTGGTGGGGGTGCGCGAACTGGAAGCCACCTACCACGAACTGTTCAGTTCCCTGCGCGCCACGCGCTGGCAGCGCCTGACCCGGCTGGAATTGCCCGGCGCTCTGCCGGTGCTGCTGGGGGGCCTGCGTCTGGCGGCCAGTCTGGCCCTGATTGGCGCGGTGGTGTGGGAATTTGTGGACCCCAATCAGAAGGGCCTGGGGCTGGCCGTGCAGGTGGCGGGCGTGTACCAGAACAAGGCCGGGCAGTTTGCCGCCATTGCCCTGCTGGTGGCCTACGGAGTGCTGGTGTACCTGCTCATTACCGGGCTGGAGCGCCGCGTGATGCGCCGCCGGGGCCGGTAG
- the tmpR gene encoding bifunctional dihydropteridine reductase/dihydrofolate reductase TmpR has translation MRPARGTALVTGAARGIGRALAVALAGEGFDVAVHYHRSAADAQETAALCRARGVQALTLPADVTVPAQARALVQQAHGAFAGSGGLAVLVNNVGNYIHRPLLDLTDEQWADMLGSNLTATFATCQAAAPLLRARGWGRMVNLGYAGAAQLVARPGIVPYAIAKAGVLQLSRSLGQVLAGSGVSVNVVSPGVIETSVSQPVAQIPAGRVGTVQEVVDAALYFVRASDYVTGQELEVAGGWNL, from the coding sequence ATGAGGCCCGCGCGCGGCACGGCGCTGGTGACAGGCGCGGCGCGCGGCATTGGGCGGGCCCTGGCGGTGGCGCTGGCCGGGGAGGGCTTTGATGTCGCCGTGCATTACCACCGCAGCGCCGCCGATGCCCAGGAAACAGCGGCGCTGTGCCGCGCCCGGGGCGTGCAGGCCCTGACCCTGCCGGCCGACGTGACCGTGCCGGCCCAGGCCCGCGCCCTGGTGCAGCAGGCGCACGGCGCCTTTGCCGGGAGCGGCGGGCTGGCCGTGCTGGTGAACAACGTGGGCAACTATATTCACCGCCCGCTGCTGGACCTGACCGATGAGCAGTGGGCCGACATGCTGGGCAGCAACCTCACCGCCACCTTCGCCACCTGCCAGGCGGCGGCGCCGCTGCTGCGGGCCCGGGGCTGGGGCCGCATGGTTAACCTGGGCTATGCAGGCGCGGCGCAGCTGGTGGCGCGCCCCGGCATCGTGCCCTACGCCATTGCCAAGGCGGGGGTGCTGCAGCTATCGCGCTCGCTGGGGCAGGTGCTCGCGGGCAGCGGGGTCAGCGTGAATGTGGTCAGCCCCGGCGTGATCGAAACGAGCGTCAGTCAGCCGGTGGCTCAGATTCCGGCGGGCCGGGTGGGCACCGTGCAGGAGGTGGTGGACGCCGCGCTGTATTTCGTGCGGGCCAGCGACTACGTCACCGGCCAGGAACTGGAAGTGGCCGGCGGCTGGAATCTGTAA
- a CDS encoding flavin reductase family protein, with amino-acid sequence MSEPQHATDGLSPLEFRQTLGRFASGVTIITAADGTERRGMTASAFVSVSLQPPLILVSVDNRAQMHALLSRPEVTHFGVSVLSAAQRHLSDHFAGRPGPEELVPWFEHEGLPLIGGAVAQLVCRKHEVIPAGDHTLYLGFVAYSRYTDDDPLVYFRGQYHELG; translated from the coding sequence ATGAGTGAACCGCAGCACGCAACCGATGGCCTCTCGCCCCTGGAATTCCGGCAGACGCTGGGGCGCTTTGCCAGCGGCGTGACCATCATCACCGCCGCCGACGGCACCGAGCGCCGGGGCATGACCGCCAGCGCCTTTGTGTCGGTCAGCCTGCAGCCGCCCCTGATTCTGGTGAGCGTGGACAACCGCGCCCAGATGCATGCCCTGCTCTCGCGCCCGGAGGTCACGCACTTTGGGGTGAGCGTGCTTTCGGCCGCGCAGCGGCACCTGAGTGACCACTTTGCCGGGCGCCCGGGCCCCGAGGAGCTGGTGCCCTGGTTCGAGCACGAGGGCCTGCCGCTGATTGGCGGCGCGGTGGCGCAGCTGGTGTGCCGCAAACACGAGGTCATCCCGGCGGGCGACCATACCCTGTATCTGGGCTTCGTGGCCTACAGCCGCTACACCGACGACGACCCCCTGGTGTATTTCCGGGGCCAGTACCACGAACTGGGCTAA
- a CDS encoding DNA-3-methyladenine glycosylase family protein, with product MPVLSPVLAPLTTHAGATAHLSRDPVMAAVIARVGELPVFAPTTNPFATLIRNVTGQQLSVKAAATIYARLETLLGEVTPTTLLDANPEALRSAGLSWAKVRTVQAIAQAAHTGTVDFAHLGTQPDEAVIAALLPLPGIGRWTGEMFLMFGLARPDVFSMGDLALRQGLTRLYPGTPAAEVLSGWQPYRTLAARYLWAEGALNRGGGAPV from the coding sequence ATGCCTGTTCTGTCCCCTGTCCTTGCGCCCCTGACCACCCACGCCGGGGCCACCGCCCACCTGTCGCGCGATCCGGTGATGGCGGCCGTGATCGCGCGGGTGGGCGAGTTGCCGGTGTTCGCCCCCACGACCAACCCTTTTGCCACCCTCATCCGCAACGTGACGGGCCAGCAGCTGAGTGTCAAGGCCGCGGCCACCATCTACGCCCGCCTGGAAACGCTGCTGGGCGAGGTGACCCCAACCACGCTGCTGGACGCAAACCCCGAGGCCCTGCGCAGCGCCGGGCTCTCCTGGGCCAAGGTGCGCACCGTCCAGGCCATAGCCCAGGCAGCGCACACCGGCACGGTGGATTTCGCGCACCTGGGCACCCAGCCCGACGAGGCGGTGATTGCCGCCCTGCTGCCGCTGCCCGGCATAGGCCGCTGGACCGGCGAGATGTTTCTGATGTTCGGCTTGGCGCGCCCGGACGTGTTCAGTATGGGCGACCTTGCCCTGCGCCAGGGGCTGACGCGGCTCTACCCCGGCACGCCCGCCGCCGAGGTTCTCTCCGGCTGGCAGCCCTACCGCACCCTGGCCGCGCGCTACCTGTGGGCCGAGGGCGCACTGAACCGGGGCGGCGGGGCGCCGGTCTGA
- a CDS encoding peptidylprolyl isomerase: MTDLYQADGFAPTPELAAERQTRFSQAPELGQGIEPGKQYRAVLETSKGRLVVELYPDDAPVTVNSFAYLLRHHYYDGIKFHRVIDGFMAQAGDPTGTGAGGPGYDFEDEPNGHRHRGKGILSMANRGPNTNGSQFFITFTDTPHLDGRHTVFGKVVEGLDVLDRLTRIQPGMGGTPDVIEQAYLVEK; this comes from the coding sequence ATGACTGACCTGTACCAGGCCGACGGCTTTGCCCCCACCCCCGAACTGGCCGCCGAGCGCCAGACGCGCTTTTCGCAGGCCCCCGAACTGGGCCAGGGCATCGAGCCCGGCAAGCAGTACCGCGCGGTGCTGGAGACCAGCAAGGGCCGCCTCGTGGTGGAGCTGTACCCCGACGACGCCCCGGTGACGGTCAACTCGTTCGCGTACCTGCTGCGCCACCACTATTACGACGGCATCAAGTTTCACCGCGTGATTGACGGCTTCATGGCGCAGGCAGGCGACCCCACCGGCACCGGCGCGGGCGGCCCCGGCTACGACTTTGAAGACGAGCCCAACGGCCACCGCCACCGGGGCAAGGGCATCCTGAGCATGGCGAACCGGGGGCCCAACACCAACGGCAGCCAGTTTTTCATCACCTTTACCGATACGCCGCACCTGGATGGCCGCCACACGGTCTTCGGCAAAGTGGTGGAAGGCCTGGACGTGCTTGACCGCCTCACGCGCATCCAGCCGGGCATGGGCGGCACCCCGGACGTGATTGAACAGGCGTACCTGGTCGAGAAGTGA
- a CDS encoding DMT family transporter — protein MRAPVPGRLDALSLGAILVTIVFWASAFAGIRAGLEAFSPGHVTLYRFLVASAALGLYAVAARLPLPPMGDLGRIALLSFSGITLYHICLNYGEVSVPAGTASLLIAAGPVMTALLATRFAGEHLNALGWLGTLISLGGVALIVLGSGQSLQFTQGALLILAAALFTSLYFVFQKPLLTRMNPLHFTVWSLILGTLPMLIFLPGFGTALAQAPLPAHLALVYIGLFPAALAYLTWTFALARVGAATTTSFLYVSPVFAVLIAWLWLREVPTPQALLGGAIAVAGVVLVNTRGRPVPAPTPPAEVRV, from the coding sequence ATGCGCGCGCCTGTGCCCGGCCGACTGGACGCCCTCTCGCTGGGGGCCATTCTGGTGACCATCGTGTTCTGGGCCTCGGCCTTTGCTGGCATTCGCGCGGGGCTCGAAGCGTTCTCGCCGGGCCACGTCACCCTGTACCGCTTTCTGGTGGCCAGCGCCGCACTGGGCCTGTACGCCGTGGCCGCCCGTCTTCCACTGCCCCCCATGGGCGACCTGGGCCGCATCGCGCTGCTCAGCTTCTCGGGCATCACGCTGTACCACATCTGCCTGAACTACGGCGAGGTCAGTGTGCCCGCCGGCACAGCCAGTCTGCTGATTGCCGCGGGGCCGGTGATGACAGCCCTGCTGGCCACCCGGTTTGCCGGCGAACACCTGAATGCGCTGGGCTGGCTGGGCACCCTGATCAGCCTGGGCGGCGTGGCGCTGATCGTGCTGGGCAGCGGCCAGAGCCTGCAGTTCACCCAGGGCGCGCTGCTGATTCTGGCCGCTGCCCTGTTCACCAGCCTGTATTTCGTGTTTCAGAAACCGCTGCTCACGCGCATGAATCCGCTGCATTTCACGGTCTGGTCGCTCATTCTGGGCACGTTGCCCATGCTGATCTTCCTGCCGGGCTTTGGCACGGCGCTGGCCCAGGCGCCGCTCCCGGCCCACCTCGCCCTGGTGTACATCGGGCTGTTTCCGGCGGCGCTGGCGTACCTCACCTGGACCTTCGCCCTGGCGCGCGTGGGGGCAGCCACCACCACCTCATTTCTGTATGTCTCGCCGGTGTTTGCGGTGCTGATCGCGTGGCTGTGGCTGCGCGAGGTGCCCACGCCCCAGGCGCTGCTGGGGGGCGCCATCGCCGTGGCGGGCGTGGTGCTGGTGAACACGCGGGGCCGCCCCGTGCCGGCCCCCACCCCCCCGGCCGAGGTCCGGGTATGA
- a CDS encoding SRPBCC family protein translates to MTNSSSNSTSESSTGMAGMDQGRMISGAAGGALLLMGLRKRGLLGLGMAAVGGYLAYRAATGNDPVMAAAGLSGSAAAAKPIFVEHSVVIDRPAQQVYDYWRKLENLPHVMSHLESVTELDEKRSRWVAKAPLGTHVEWEAEIVNDKPGQRIGWHSLPGATVDNAGSVQFEELPGGGTRVHVALSYRPPAGPLGAAVAKLFGEEPSQQIAEDLQKFKAAFEGGSKN, encoded by the coding sequence ATGACGAACAGCAGCAGCAACAGCACCAGCGAGAGCAGCACAGGAATGGCAGGGATGGACCAGGGCCGCATGATCAGTGGGGCCGCCGGCGGCGCCCTGCTGCTGATGGGCCTGCGCAAGCGCGGGCTTCTGGGCCTGGGGATGGCCGCTGTGGGCGGTTACCTCGCCTACCGCGCCGCCACCGGCAATGACCCCGTGATGGCGGCGGCGGGCCTGAGTGGCAGCGCGGCGGCCGCCAAGCCCATTTTCGTGGAGCACAGCGTGGTCATTGACCGCCCCGCCCAGCAGGTGTACGACTACTGGCGCAAGCTGGAAAACCTGCCCCACGTGATGAGCCACCTGGAAAGCGTGACCGAGCTGGACGAGAAGCGCAGCCGCTGGGTGGCCAAGGCGCCCCTGGGCACCCACGTGGAGTGGGAAGCCGAAATCGTGAATGATAAGCCGGGGCAGCGCATCGGCTGGCACTCGCTTCCTGGCGCCACCGTGGACAACGCCGGCAGCGTGCAGTTTGAAGAGCTGCCCGGCGGCGGCACCCGCGTGCACGTGGCCCTGTCCTACCGCCCGCCCGCCGGCCCCCTGGGCGCGGCCGTGGCCAAGCTGTTTGGCGAGGAGCCCAGCCAGCAGATCGCCGAGGACCTGCAGAAGTTCAAGGCGGCCTTTGAGGGTGGCAGCAAGAACTGA
- a CDS encoding metallophosphoesterase family protein: MIRLAILADLHANLAATLAVHADLQRRGLTDIWVLGDLVGKGPRPREVVDWTQAHATRVIQGNWDARVAGATHRPQDLWPRSKLSPAALTYLSELPYGIEEQFGGAWWRFVHASSRGLFHRLYPHSSLHDQLEAFAPNAQFGLKEHADALVYADMHEALMLDVEGRPLINCGSVGNPLDSTLPCYLVLEFDPHSPAHSATYVRLTYDRDEEIAAAEASDMPFIREYIAELLTGAYQKRRARTGE, from the coding sequence ATGATTCGCCTCGCCATCCTTGCGGACCTGCACGCCAATCTGGCGGCCACGCTCGCAGTTCACGCAGACCTTCAGCGGCGCGGCCTCACCGACATCTGGGTGCTGGGCGATCTGGTGGGCAAGGGCCCGCGCCCGCGTGAGGTGGTGGACTGGACGCAGGCCCACGCCACGCGCGTGATTCAGGGCAACTGGGACGCCCGGGTGGCCGGCGCCACCCACCGCCCCCAGGACCTGTGGCCGCGCAGCAAGCTCAGCCCCGCCGCTCTGACCTACCTCTCCGAGTTGCCTTACGGCATTGAGGAGCAGTTTGGCGGCGCGTGGTGGCGCTTTGTGCATGCCAGCAGCCGGGGCCTGTTTCACCGCCTGTATCCGCACAGCAGCCTGCACGACCAGCTCGAAGCCTTTGCGCCCAACGCGCAGTTTGGCCTGAAAGAGCACGCCGACGCCCTGGTGTACGCCGACATGCACGAGGCCCTGATGCTGGATGTGGAGGGCCGGCCCCTGATCAACTGCGGCAGCGTGGGCAATCCCCTGGATTCCACGCTGCCCTGCTATCTGGTGCTGGAATTCGATCCCCATAGCCCGGCCCACAGCGCCACCTACGTCCGGCTGACCTACGACCGCGACGAGGAAATTGCCGCCGCCGAGGCCAGCGACATGCCCTTTATCCGCGAGTACATTGCCGAGCTGCTGACCGGGGCGTACCAGAAGCGGCGGGCCCGGACGGGAGAGTAA
- a CDS encoding IMPACT family protein, whose protein sequence is MPPPYTTLAGPWREDLLVENSEFLAFAERAETPAQALAQLAALRERYPGATHHCWAYRIGPLQRFHDDGEPGGTAGAPLLKVIDGQGLDHVMVVVVRFYGGVKLGTGGLARAYSGAAAACLRAAPRITVQPRQTLRVTVPFAHLGRLYHLLEGCGATRGEETYGEGGVTLLAELLPGDIAAFTAALQGATRGEAHADLT, encoded by the coding sequence GTGCCCCCGCCCTACACCACCCTGGCGGGCCCCTGGCGCGAGGACCTGCTGGTCGAGAACAGCGAATTTCTGGCGTTTGCCGAGCGGGCCGAGACCCCCGCGCAGGCCCTGGCGCAGCTGGCGGCCCTGCGCGAACGTTATCCCGGCGCCACCCACCACTGCTGGGCCTACCGCATAGGCCCGCTGCAGCGCTTTCACGACGATGGCGAGCCCGGTGGCACGGCCGGCGCGCCGCTGCTGAAAGTCATAGACGGCCAGGGCCTGGACCATGTGATGGTGGTGGTGGTGCGCTTTTACGGCGGCGTGAAGCTGGGCACCGGGGGACTGGCGCGGGCCTACAGCGGCGCGGCGGCCGCCTGCCTGCGCGCCGCCCCCAGGATCACAGTTCAGCCACGCCAGACCCTGCGCGTTACGGTGCCGTTTGCTCACCTGGGCCGCCTGTACCACCTGCTGGAAGGCTGCGGAGCCACGCGCGGCGAGGAAACCTATGGCGAGGGCGGCGTGACCCTGCTGGCGGAGCTGCTGCCCGGGGACATCGCCGCTTTCACGGCCGCGCTGCAGGGTGCCACCCGCGGCGAGGCCCACGCCGACCTGACCTGA
- a CDS encoding NUDIX domain-containing protein, which translates to MPEHPNWATLTEDETQPWQTLESRVLVTGFRTVFEDRVRLDSGVETLYQYRPRGPRAVFVLPVTARGEAVLIRQYRYPLRATVTEVVAGGVERGEDLHAAAARELQEEVGGAAAEWLALPGFYPQPSISGVVFYPFVALGVTLGAPAHEATETIERVVLPLRDAYELLERGGIQDGASSLTLWHARAALQARGLL; encoded by the coding sequence ATGCCTGAACACCCCAACTGGGCGACCCTGACCGAGGACGAGACCCAGCCGTGGCAGACCCTGGAATCCCGGGTGCTGGTCACGGGGTTCCGCACCGTTTTTGAGGACCGGGTGCGCCTGGACAGCGGCGTGGAAACCCTGTACCAGTACCGCCCCCGGGGCCCGCGCGCCGTCTTCGTGCTGCCGGTCACGGCGCGCGGCGAGGCGGTGCTGATTCGACAGTACCGCTACCCCCTGCGCGCCACCGTGACCGAGGTGGTGGCCGGCGGCGTGGAGCGCGGCGAGGACCTGCACGCCGCCGCCGCGCGTGAACTGCAAGAAGAGGTGGGCGGCGCAGCGGCCGAGTGGCTGGCGCTGCCGGGCTTTTACCCCCAGCCCAGCATCAGTGGGGTGGTGTTCTATCCCTTTGTGGCCCTGGGCGTGACACTGGGGGCCCCGGCGCACGAGGCCACCGAGACCATTGAGCGCGTGGTGCTGCCGCTGCGGGACGCTTACGAGCTGCTGGAGCGCGGCGGCATTCAGGACGGCGCCAGCAGCCTGACCCTGTGGCATGCCCGCGCGGCGCTGCAGGCGCGGGGGCTACTCTGA